The sequence below is a genomic window from Cygnus atratus isolate AKBS03 ecotype Queensland, Australia chromosome 4, CAtr_DNAZoo_HiC_assembly, whole genome shotgun sequence.
CTCGTCGACGGACACGATGAGGCAGGCGGCCTCCGAGGCGGCCGTCAGCGCGTTGATGCGCACGACGGCCGGCTCCCACACGCAGGCCTCGAAGTTGTCGGCGATGTCCTCGTTGTTGACGTCCACGCCGTACCACATGCCTCCCTggcaggagagagaaggggagaagctCTGGTTACAGGGCGGAGCAGTTCAGGGATGACGTCCCGAGAAGCAAGGGCATGCAAACACTCGAGGAGATGAAGACTGGACCTTGCTGTACGAAGGCGGGGGGGGAAATTTGAGGAGAACACGAGGAAAAAAGGCTCAGCTGTCAGCCAACAGTGGCAGCGAAGCCTCACAGGACAGGAAACTTGCTCCATTTCACAAAGAAGCTGCCGAACGCTTCACAACCGCCTTCCACCTCGCTGTTGTCTCATCCCCTTACCCACAGCCGCTCGTTTCAGAGCAGTCCCCCCAACGCCGCTGTCATCTGCAGCGTGACACGCGACACAGGTGATGCCACAGCGACACAACTGCTGCTAAAGGGCACGAGCAGCAAACCGAGACCTAACTGCCTGAATTAGGGCCTCACGTGCACACGCTCCGCAACATCTGAAGCGATCGCAAGTAATCGGGGACCTCCAGTCTGCAGCTCCCCTGGAAAACACACCGCGGAGCCAACGTTTCCACTAATTACTTTCATGTTTAATACAGAAGCCTCCCTCCTGACAAACGAGGCATTTTTAACAAGCAAATCAGAACTCCCAGCTCTAAAAAAAGTCACCCGGCAGCTGCGATCAAAGGGAAAACACATCATTTCCCCTCACAGCAACCTGCCGCAAGCCCACActgcatctgaaaacaaaacccagcatttCATCAAAGGGGACACGAGCCCAGCAGAAACGTAGAGGAATTACAGCGGCTCTGCCAAGGGCGGGCACCCACCTGCGCGTGCTTGGCTCGCAGCTTGTTCAGGATGTTGGTGGCATCGAAGCCCGCGTTGTCACAGAGCTGGCGGGGAATGATCTCAAGGGCTTTAGCGTAAGCTCCtatcagcagctgctgcttgcccGGAATGGTCCTGGAGTAGTCCCGGAGGTATTTGGAGAGCTCCATCTCTATCGCGCCACCGCCGGCGACCACCGAGTCGTTCTggaaaaagacagggaaaagaggTGACGCTCGCGCTCCTGTCCCGGGAACGGGGAGAGCAGGAAAGCCCCTCTCCCAGGAGCGTCCTGCGGCGGGGCAACGCAGGCACTGCAGTCCCAGGGGAAGCCCCCGGCCTGGGCCATCACACTTCAGAAACAGGTCGAGACCCTCAGGTGGCCCCTGCCGGCAGCTCCGTCCCGTGGTTGGGCGACGCTGTGCCAGCGAGGGCACGGCAGACCACAGCCTCCCTTGTGCTGCACAAGCACCCCTCATTTTTGTAAAGCGTTCAGAACTGAAGGTATTCGCAGCAGCGCTTCGCAGCCGAGTTCTCCTACtagctattttttcccttgcctgTCTGCTTCAGTAAGTAGAGAGATCAGGATGTTCTTTCTGAAGCCAGAACAGTTCCAAAAATGTTGACATGCTTCCTTCCACGGGCGCTCAgcctcacaggaaaaaaaaaaaaaaccaccacacatcGACACATTATCATGCACAACCCAGAAATGCCTGCAGTTAGGGAACACGGGACCAGCAACCCTGCAAGCACGGCACAGTCCCCCACACCTCAGACCCCCCTCTCGGTGCCACCAGCCCACCTTCACACAAGGGGGCGGTCACCAACGCTTATCCCTCCGGGAAGTCACCGAGAGAGGGAGGAATGGGCTTGTAACAGATGAAATTCAGGCACAAAATCAACCTTGCTACTCACATCCACCGCAGACCTACCCAGCACACCCCAAAGACTGCTCCCTGTCAGGGTGAAGGTGCTGACAGAACACGCAGCAACCCAGCCAGGGCAATTGAGTTAAAAActaaagagaagacaaagcCAGGCGTGCCTGGAAAGCAGCTGGCAGTGCCGCAGAGAAGACGGCAATCGAGTTAATCAGTCAGGCGCTGCTTGTCTGCACGCTCGGTCTACGGGCTGCGGCTCCCTGCTTCAGCAGAATTCCAGTAGGAGAGACCTCAGCCAGCGCCGGGGGGCGTGAGAGGGCTGCTGGAAGGCGTTACGGCTGTGCCAGGGCTGATCTCCAGCCCCAGGGCCCGCCCAAGCCAGCAGGGAGGCACCTCCGCGGGTCCCTACCTTGATGGCTCTCCGCACTATCATGATGGCATCGTGCAGGGACCGTTCCGTCTCCTCCATGAACTGCTCTGCGCCTCCTCGCAGGATTATCGTGCACGTCTTTGCCTTCGGGCAGCCTGTGAAGAAGTTATACCTGCCAAGGGCACAACACAGCAACGGTTGAGGCGACCAAAAGGCAGCGCCGCTCCTCAGCGGGCTCAGCAGCGACACAGCGCAGCACGAGGACAGAGCAGCTCTTTCCAAGCGAGATTCACGAGTGGAACGCCAGCTGACCCAGGGAaatctgctctctgctgctaaAGGCTTTGCACTAAGCCGGCGCTCTCATTTTCACTTGGCGGGAGCGCAGCAGATGTTCGGAGACGGCCCCAAAAGAGGATTTCTCCTCTAGCAACAGGAAGAACCCCACCGCGCGGTACCCAGCTTCATTTACACCGCGTGAAGTGGCGCCGCGGGACACCAGACGATGCCGCCACCAGGCCCGGAAGGCGCTGCTTTTAAGTTTGAATGAAATACCACCAGGCCTTCTACGCTGCACCAGGGAAAAGATCGTTAAAAAGCACGTAAGAGAGGTAAGGTAAGACTTGAACGAGAGTTgactgctgctcctcagcctcaCACAAAGAAGTAACGATGCAGTCTTGCTTTCAGCACCGCCTAGAGAGACGCTCGCACCTGCTAACACTCACACCCTAACTTTTCCAGCTAATATCGGAGTGTTTGCACGGGACTCCAGGCTCGCAGCCGGCACGTTTACCTGTCTCCTCCGATCTGAGTCTCCTCGAAGAGCTCGCATCGGCCCAGCACGTCGTCTGACAGGGCATTCACGCTGGTCTGAATGGAACCGCCGCAGGCCTGCAGGGGAGGAAGATAAGCGTGGCGTTACCAGCACTGACAAACAAGACAAATTCGCCCAGCAGGCTACTGCTCTTCTGCGACAGCCCAGCCTTTTAGCTGATGCAGAACCACCCCGCGGGTCAGattcaggcaaaaaaaatcatctactTCCCCCCCATCTCGAGTATCTAGGCAGGCTACCAGCAACCGAAGTGACCCTCGACAGCAAAATGAGATTACGCTTCTTTCAAGTGCTGACTCACGGGGCTCTGGGGTCCAGCAGCAACACAAAGGCAGCTCAGAGAAACCCACTCGCAGCAGAACGGGCaagaagcagggaaaagaaacttCTGCCAACGCAGCGTGCAGAACCTAATATGGTGTAACACCCGGGAAACTAAAAAGCAGCGAAGCCGCAGCCAGTTTGTGATCGGTCACTCCACCAAGGAGCAGCTTACTCAGGATGCTACAGCTTTACGCAACGACCGTTTCCTCAAAGAAACCacgtgatttttgttttcaatctgcACGTTCAGTCGCTGACCGCGCCCTGTTTTGGGGATGGCATGACCAGCCTGGCACCATTCGAGCTGAATTTCAAGTCTTTACCCCAAGAGCAAGGCAGCTCACCATCATAGTTCTCTTGAGATCTTCCTCCGGGACACGGCCAGCACAAAACATGTCTCTGTCCGCGAAGTACTGAGTAGCCACGTCACCGATAGGAAGCTTGGACAGGACGACTTTGGCTCCCGACTTGTGGATTTTGTCTAGCTTGTCGTACAAGATGTTCCATTCGGCATCCACGATGGCCTGGTAGTcctggcagggaggagagaaacGGCCAGCACTGGCGTTACAGAGGATTAAACGCACCCCACTGCACCCGGGCTCTTCTAAAGGAAAGGCAGCACTGACGCTGCTCCGCGTGGCCGTGGCAGCCGACGGCTTCCCGAGACTCAGAGGCAGTTTTGGGTCACTCCATCTTACGACGGAGAAGCACGTTTGTTAAAATGCTGCCGGCAGCAGAGCCAAGTAGAAAAAGGGGCTGCGTGACCCAAGAAAAAGGTAGCAACAGCTTGAGAGAGGGAACAcgggaaggaggaagggattGTACTGATGTCAGAGGTGTTTACAGAGCCGGGCACAGACACCGGGGCGAAGAAATTCGGCGTtctctcagaaaggaaaaagacatgGAGAAACCCCGTGCTTTAGCAGCGCGCCCGTGCTTGACAAGCCTTACACACGAGCCCGCCGCGTTCCAGCTCAGTGAAGCACGGCCACAGGCAGCTAGGAGAGCTGCTGACAGCACGCAGCAACGCCACACGCAGCCGCTGAACGCGACGGGAAGTCGCATTCGCCAAGGCAGCGAGGAGAACCTCAAGGAAACAATTACTGACATCACAGCGGGGCCAAGACCCAAAGAGCAAAGCCCGCGGATTTTTAGACACCGCGGCCATGCAGGAGCCAAGCGCACGCAGCACTTTCCAAGGGGGTCACTCTCTGACACCTCGTTTCTTAAGGTTATGTCCACAAGATGGAAAGAGATCCACTGCCTGAACTGCTACCTCGTTGGCTTAAATACACGCATCTTCTTCCACATTTTGAGTGCCGCTTAATTAAGACTTCCCTGGGAGGCCACTCGTTAGGCATAAAAAAGTCAccacccagctgctggctgtaaCTGAGAGCAGAAACACGCCCTAAAGCCTCTGGAACTCAAGGTCTGTTACACTTCCCCCAGCGCAGCGCAGCAGGGACTCTCGGGAGGGACAGATGCGGTCAGAGCGCCCAGCTCCCTGACATTTGCTCCCAGCTGGCAGGCACGAGGAAGGAGAGGCTCCCCTTTCAGCTCTTACCTCCACCGTGTTCACTCTGACTTCAGCGTTGTCCTTCTCCGCTTTGAGCTCCAGCTCCACGTTCAGCAAGGCGATCTTGGGAGACTGGTACTTCTTGGGCTGCATTTCAAACCCGGCGTACGAAAACGTCTTCTTAAAGGCAACTCCGGCCACCAGCTGCGAGTCCTTGAGGAGGGGGAAGTTTGTTAGGCTCAGCCTCCCAAGGTTTTCTCAGCGGGGTTAACAACTCCCACGGGAGACTCCCTGCTTCTCAGTCCTCATTTACAAAGCGCTCACCAACAGCTGTCTCCTTTGATTAACccacttttaaagcaaataagcggcaaatattttcttccctctgttcACAGAACCAGCTTCTATCGTTTCCTCCCTATCCCTCACGACGCTGCAGCCGAAGACGCTATACACAATCTTAAGACCGAGGGATGGAGCAATCTGTTCTCCCTCTGATGTCTTTCCCATTTCTGCCCTTTGAAGACAGATACTTCTCATCCACAGCcccacacctttttttttccccccccggGTTTGCTTCTACAAGCTCCACCACCATCCCTACGACTGCTCCTCAGCAGGACTACCCTGCCCAACACTGCCCCCTTCAGCGAACTTCTCGACTTCGTGGCTAGGAGAGAAATCCTCAATCCCCTGCGCCTCAATCCCCTGCGCCTCAATCCCCTGCGCCTCAATCCCCTGCGCCTCAATCCCCTGCGCCTCAATCCCCTGCGCCTCAATCCCCTGCGCCTCAATCCCCTGCGCCTCAATCCCCTGCGCCACGGGCATCAAACCTCACTGCGCACTCAGCTCTGCCCAGGGAGCATCCGTCCTTTCACCCTCCTCAGCCAGGCAAAGCCCAGATTTTCTGTGCGTGCTGACAGGGCAGGGTGACCAGGACCCAAAACAAGCCAGCCCCAAAAAGCAGCGTGCTAAGTTATCTGCCCCAGCCACAGACACGTCTCCGAGGAGCCTGAGAGGCGAATACAAGGGCAAAACTGAGACTCCCCCCTGCCCAGGGGGCCGATTTCTGCAAGCCCCAGAATACCGCTAGGCCCAGACACAGGGAGAACAGATGCTGAAACATTCCTAATTCACTAAATCAGGTGTCCGGGCAAGATCATGGGGTAACGGTAACGACTCCTCTCAATGAAAATGCTCGTGAGAAGTGTTTACAGACAGTAACGGCCACAGAATAACGATTCAGAGACTGTGGCAGGCTTTCCCCTCCAGCAGGGGCGGGCCAAGCAGCAGGCCAAACTTCAAAGGGGCTGCAGCCACTGTCCCCTACCCCTCAAGACAGGTTCCGAGAGCACCTACTTCCAGAGCACCTCCTTGCACCTTCTTTATCCCAATCATTTTGAGCTGCAGCAAGTCGTCTAACATCATGACAGCATCCACCACcatcttggaaaaaaagtccttgCTCTGGGAGATCAGCTTGGAGCTCAGGGCTGTGGCTGCGCACTTCTCCAGCAGGCTTCTCTGCTCGCTGCAGGGGAGGAAAAGACAAAGCCTTGCTGCTGATTCCTTTCACGAAACCCCAAAACTGCGTGTACGACAGACCCACACGAGGAGGCAGGGATCAGCTCCTGGCCACGGACGGGGAAAGCAGGGCACGTGGAAGCCGAAACAGACTTGTAACGCCTGGACATCAGACCCGTACCAATGGGGCTGGTCGGCTTTTAGATACCACACGCCTGACCAGAACAGGGGGGCTCGGGCACCCTCATCTTCATCCAAAGGTGGTATGAAGTCTGGGACAACTTTAGAGGGATTTAGGTTCTCCGAGCGTTCCCTCGGGTAACACAAGTCGTGGCAGAGCGGGTGATGGAAGGGACACCAGGGAAACAGGAGAGCAGAAAGAGCAAGAATTGTTCTGGTGTATTCAATAGGGCCACACAGCTCAACGTGAAGTTCTACTCGAGGTGCTAGGAAGGTCTAACCACACAGACGAGAGCATAAAATGCAGGGAGAAAGTCACCTCTAGCATTATCATCtcatttcagtaattatttcattaatgttCTTAGCCATTTCCCTTCAGGTACTCGGCAGCTAAGGACGGATTTGGTTTTAAGGGAAGCACCGAGCATTCAACGCTGCCGGTGATTGCACCAAACGCTGCAAGTCTCCGCTGTCACTCGACAGAAGAAACGAGGCCGCTCATTTTGGTACCCAGCCTCCTCCAAGCGCTCGGGAAAACGCTGCCCCACTTCGCTGCAACCCAAGTGCGAGCACGGCCCCTTCCCTGGGGGAGCAGGAAATTCCGAGAGCCCAAGAAAAACCCCGGTGGGGGGCCCCAGCTGCTCATCCCGACCTCAAGAGCTCAGCCAGAGCcccagcagaaggcagaaacGCCTCGCAGCCACCAAGCGAAGCCCAGCTACACAACCAGGCCATCCACGAGGGAGACTTACTCTTTGTCTTCCTTCTTCACGGAAACAGCGATGTCTTTGATCTTGTTCACAGCCTGCCAAAACACAAGCCAACAGCTGGGTTAACGACTCGTGCCTGTGAGCTGAGCAGATCTCCAACTTCCCTTTGTATTTGACGCCGTCTTTTATTCCCTCCCTCAACATAACCGAAGTTTCAAGCACTTCACTGTTCCAACccttccagcagagcagctgtaaGAAACCCAGCAAGTTTAAGAGAAAGGGGAGAGGCTCAAAGCTGCGCTGCTGCTTTCAGCGGAGATCTGGGAAGCCccatccacacacacacacaccagacaaccagcagcagcacggacAGCTAAGAACGTTTATACACAACCTCACCCCACGCTCTGAGCAGAGCTCCCAGATCCCACCTGCCGTactatttcctgttttaattaCCAGAAGCTTACTGCGGTCGTTAAGAGGCTTCTTCCTTTTCAACCCATAAAAATAACGCCTTTGAAAAACTCCGGTGGGATTTCGAACCGTTATCTCTGCGCATTTAAGAGCCTCCCAACCCAGTTCTCCAATCCACCAAGGCATTACAACCAGGGGAGTTAACCCCCAGAGAAGATTCAGCCTGACTGACTGATTTGCTTCGCGAGACGTAAGGCGtacaaggagcagcagagaccaGGAAGTGAATTTTCCCGCCTATTCGTTCTtccttggaggaaaaaacagagaggGGAACAGCGCCccagaggcaggggctggcaaTAACAGCTGGGTGATACCACAGAACAGCTGATGCTTGCAGCAGGACCCCAGGAGATCGCTACTGTCACCCCCACTCGGCTTCACCACTGGCTCTGGCCTGGAAGAACGGTTTTATTTTatccccctcctcccctggcacaggctgcgccccccccccagacGCTCTGGCAGAGCACGCGGCGCCGCCTTACCAGCTGCGTCGCCGTGCGGAAGGCACGGATGATGATCTGAGGATGGAGGCCTTCCTCCACGTAGGGCTTCACCTGCTTCAGGAACTCGGCAGCGAGCAGAGTGACGGACGTGGTGCCATCGCCGACCTGCGCGGACAGGGAAGGTTTTGTGTCACCGCCCGCAGAGCTGCCGGGGTAAGGGCTTCAAAACCACACGCAGGGGCTTCCTGAGGAGCGCAGGCGGCGCAACCTTCTCTGCTCACGCATCCGCAGCTGGATTCTTTGGTTATTGTGAACCACTGGGTTCACACTCCGTCCCGTTTGAGGGCGCGGTGACATCTCCCACCTCCCACTTCCCCGTGCTCATCAGATGGGAACTCGGCGCTTTGAAATTCCCAACCCCCTTCCCACCTCTGGCGGAAACAGCACACGGGATCGCAAAGCTACCACGAGAACAAAAGCGGCAGTAACGAAGCCAAGCTAAACGTCAGCACTGCGTGATCGATCCCCCCCCCAGCTAACGCCAAGCGCACACCGGTgccagcaggagccagcccGCTGCTGCCTTTCGTGCCTCCGCACACAGCCGGGCCGCCCTCCTACCTCGGCATCCTGAGACTTGGCGATGTCCACCAACGTCTTCGCGGCCGGGTGGACAACGTCCAGGAGCTTCAGGATGGTGGCGCCGTCGTTCGAGATGGTGGCTTTGCCTGCAATGGATTTAGACGAGGAAATCAAGCTCGGCTGCCCCAAATACAGCCCTCAGCACCGCAAAAGGGACGCGTCAGCGCGCTGGGGAGCTTTGCAGACCTCAAGGGACTTGAATACGAGAGTAACACCAACCAGCCAGCCCCGCTGGGCTCCATCACTGTGAATTTCGCCGAGTTGAAACCACCACAGGCTGTAACCCCAAACTTCcgtttaaaattatttattttcagccaaACTACTGcgttgttttttctcttccgTGTGACCTGCAACGCGGTCACCGCGATATTTTAACACAGCCAGACACAGAGCTGTTAAGCTGGCTGACACGGACGGCACGACAGAGGGGGAGAGCCCAGGACGGCCGTTGCACAGAGCGTCAGCAGGAAAAATCCCACAGTGACAGCGTCCTTTTAGCCCGGTTCTGGAGCAAATTAAGCGTAGCTTGTCAAAGTGCAGAACGAGTCTCCGCAACAGTTAAGGGAGAGGCTTTAAATTCATCTCCCTCTACTTCTGAACAGTcttcaagttaaaaaacaaaaaacaaaaacttatacTCTAGCCTGATACTCACCTAAAGAAAGAGGCTAGAAAGCACATTATCCATagagtaattttaaaatttaaattaaatttaaacaataTTGAAATTTCAagtgacatttttaaatgcaattatcATAGTTCGCGtttgtaaaaaatattaaaagagtTCTAAGACCTTACAGTAACAGG
It includes:
- the CCT7 gene encoding T-complex protein 1 subunit eta; its protein translation is MVIGGQKGAPGGARSGLPAPPSAAGSGCLATRGALWARGLPQPGAAARSAAGMMPTPVILLKEGTDTSQGIPQLVSNINACQVIAEAVRTTLGPRGMDKLIVDDRGKATISNDGATILKLLDVVHPAAKTLVDIAKSQDAEVGDGTTSVTLLAAEFLKQVKPYVEEGLHPQIIIRAFRTATQLAVNKIKDIAVSVKKEDKDEQRSLLEKCAATALSSKLISQSKDFFSKMVVDAVMMLDDLLQLKMIGIKKVQGGALEDSQLVAGVAFKKTFSYAGFEMQPKKYQSPKIALLNVELELKAEKDNAEVRVNTVEDYQAIVDAEWNILYDKLDKIHKSGAKVVLSKLPIGDVATQYFADRDMFCAGRVPEEDLKRTMMACGGSIQTSVNALSDDVLGRCELFEETQIGGDRYNFFTGCPKAKTCTIILRGGAEQFMEETERSLHDAIMIVRRAIKNDSVVAGGGAIEMELSKYLRDYSRTIPGKQQLLIGAYAKALEIIPRQLCDNAGFDATNILNKLRAKHAQGGMWYGVDVNNEDIADNFEACVWEPAVVRINALTAASEAACLIVSVDETIKNPRSTVDAPPGGRGRGRGRPHNH